Proteins encoded within one genomic window of Marasmius oreades isolate 03SP1 chromosome 6, whole genome shotgun sequence:
- a CDS encoding uncharacterized protein (MEROPS:MER0011032), which yields MDPDSSFIDGKPLMREPKETKNRIIKVSAIEIPMEYEAVLQTVPGLHLRPPQLPEAVKNDVFPLPPDKGYDFIFHLGVAGRGYLRMEKSGHKLGYHMKDATGKLAPMVRGDLGRREDHVSVGDIGERERLSLEMVENAGAGDTYSARPNRGFGTGYEKFPDELYTDIDVSRLIHDLRRSGVEQIYSSMDAGHWLCDFIYYCSLAESKRNGNPYEKDRNTQVLFVHVPPVGQPLSTEECTDAVKRIVTWVCSEIADQQSDMV from the exons ATGGATCCTGATTCCTCTTTCATTGATGGTAAACCTTTAATGCGGGAACCCAAGGAAACAAAGAACCGCATCATCAAGGTATCCGCGATCGAGATACCTATGGAGTACGAAGCTGTTTTGCAAACCGTTCCGGGTCTACATCTCAGACCGCCGCAACTACCAGAAGCCGTCAAGAACGATGTCTTTCCGCTTCCCCCAGACAAAGGTTATGACTTTATCTTTCATCTGGGTGTCGCCGGTCGTGGTTATCTACGCATGGAGAAATCAGGTCATAAACTAGGCTACCACATGAAGGATGCGACGGGAAAACTTGCACCTATGGTTCGGGGTGACCTTGGGCGGAGAGAAGATCATGTTTCAGTTGGTGACATAGGGGAAAGAGAGAGGTTAAGTCTGGAAATGGTGGAGAACGCTGGTGCGGGTGACACGTACAGCGCACGTCCCAATCGAGGATTTGGAACGGGATACGAAAAGTTTCCTGACG AACTCTACACAGACATTGACGTGTCGCGACTGATACACGATCTTAGACGATCTGGAGTAGAG CAAATATATTCCTCGATGGATGCGGGTCACTGGTTGTGCGATTTCATCTACTACTGCTCGTTGGCCGAGTCGAAACGCAATGGGAATCCCTACGAGAAAGACCGGAACACACAAGTACTGTTTGTACACGTACCACCTGTAGGGCAACCATTAAGCACAGAGGAATGTACGGATGCAGTCAAGAGAATAGTTACCTGGGTATGTTCAGAGATTGCAGACCAGCAGTCCGACATGGTTTAG
- a CDS encoding uncharacterized protein (MEROPS:MER0011032) codes for MPSKTSGGRGSEEGVFHVLLTGFGPFRHYKENPAWLAIKSLHNTILPMDPDSSFIDGKPLMREPKETKNRIIKVSAIEIPMEYEAVLQTVPGLHLRPPQLPEAVKNDVFPLPPDKGYDFIFHLGVAGRGYLRMEKSGHKLGYHMKDATGKLAPMVRGDLGRREDHVSVGDIGERERLSLEMVENAGAGDTYSARPNRGFGTGYEKFPDELYTDIDVSRLIHDLRRSGVEQIYSSMDAGHWLCDFIYYCSLAESKRNGNPYEKDRNTQVLFVHVPPVGQPLSTEECTDAVKRIVTWVCSEIADQQSDMV; via the exons ATGCCCAGCAAGACTTCTGGTGGTAGAGGGAGTGAAGAAGGCGTATTTCATGTCCTTTTGACTGGCTTTGGT CCTTTTCGCCACTATAAAGAGAACCCAGCATGGCTTGCAATCAA GTCATTACACAACACCATTCTCCCTATGGATCCTGATTCCTCTTTCATTGATGGTAAACCTTTAATGCGGGAACCCAAGGAAACAAAGAACCGCATCATCAAGGTATCCGCGATCGAGATACCTATGGAGTACGAAGCTGTTTTGCAAACCGTTCCGGGTCTACATCTCAGACCGCCGCAACTACCAGAAGCCGTCAAGAACGATGTCTTTCCGCTTCCCCCAGACAAAGGTTATGACTTTATCTTTCATCTGGGTGTCGCCGGTCGTGGTTATCTACGCATGGAGAAATCAGGTCATAAACTAGGCTACCACATGAAGGATGCGACGGGAAAACTTGCACCTATGGTTCGGGGTGACCTTGGGCGGAGAGAAGATCATGTTTCAGTTGGTGACATAGGGGAAAGAGAGAGGTTAAGTCTGGAAATGGTGGAGAACGCTGGTGCGGGTGACACGTACAGCGCACGTCCCAATCGAGGATTTGGAACGGGATACGAAAAGTTTCCTGACG AACTCTACACAGACATTGACGTGTCGCGACTGATACACGATCTTAGACGATCTGGAGTAGAG CAAATATATTCCTCGATGGATGCGGGTCACTGGTTGTGCGATTTCATCTACTACTGCTCGTTGGCCGAGTCGAAACGCAATGGGAATCCCTACGAGAAAGACCGGAACACACAAGTACTGTTTGTACACGTACCACCTGTAGGGCAACCATTAAGCACAGAGGAATGTACGGATGCAGTCAAGAGAATAGTTACCTGGGTATGTTCAGAGATTGCAGACCAGCAGTCCGACATGGTTTAG